The Fictibacillus phosphorivorans genomic sequence TCAATCCTCTTTCACGAAGCTTTGAAACGAGCTTTACCGTTTTCTCAAGATTCATGTTTTGTGCCAAACCTCGCATGCCTGCCCTCTGAATCACAGGTCCATCAGCTAAAGGGTCTGAGTATGGAACACCTAGCTCGAGAGCATGAGCTCCGCACTGTTCAAGAGCGAGTGACAGTTCGATCGTTGCTTCTTCACATGGATCACCGGCCATGATATACGGAGTGAAACGATAATCTGAAGAATCGTGAAAGGCTTCCCATCTCTTATTCATCTTTATTTCCCCCTTCTTCAAAATCCATCAATGTATGAACATCTTTGTCGCCTCTTCCTGATAAACAGACTACTACCTGTTGATCTTTACGCATGTTTTTTGCTAGCTTCAGACTATAAGCTACGGCGTGGGCACTCTCTAACGCACATAGAATCCCTTCGTTCTCACATAAAAGTTTCAAAGCGTGTAACGCTTCTTCATCTGTGACTGCTTCATACGTTACTCTTTTTGTTTCATGAAGGTATGCATGTTCCGGTCCTATTCCTGGATAATCGAGTCCTGCTGAGATCGAGTATGGTTCTGTAATCTGTCCTTCGCTCGTCTGAAGAAGCTTCGTTAACGAACCGTGTATCACACCATTCGACCCTTTAGATAACGTTGCCGCATGCTGAGCAGTCTCTACACCCATCCCTGCAGCCTCTACTCCGTACAGAGGTACATCTTTCTCAATAAAAGGGGCGAACATGCCGATCGCATTACTGCCGCCGCCTACACAAGCTACAACAGCATCTGGAAGCTTTCCTTGTTGAACCTCTTTAAACTGACTTTCTGTTTCATAACCGATCACCTGCTGAAATTGTTTGACCATCTTCGGGTATGGATATGGTCCTACAGCAGAACCGATCAGATAGAACGTATCTTCAACCGCAGCAACCCATTCTCGGATCGCCTCGTTCGTAGCATCTTTTAACGTTTGACTTCCGCTCGTGACCTCGATCACTTCAGCTCCTAACAGTTTCATGCGAAACACATTTAAAGATTGTCTTCTTATATCTTCTTTTCCCATATAAACCTTACAAGACAGTCCATACTTCGCTGCTACAGTTGCTGCAGCTACACCATGCTGCCCTGCTCCGGTCTCTGCGATGATCTTCTTCTTTCCCATCCTCACGGCTAAAAGTGCTTGACCGATGGCATTGTTGATCTTATGTGCCCCTGTGTGGTTTAAATCTTCTCTTTTTAAATAGATGGATGCTCCACCGTTCGACTCACTCAATCGGTCTGCTTTCGTTAAGGGAGTAGGACGACCAGAATAAATGGCAAGTTCACGTTGAAAAAGCTCATTGAATTCTCGATCTTGAATCGCTTCATCAAAAGCAGCCTCAAGCTCTTCGAGTGCGAACATGATCGTTTCTGGAACGTATTTTCCGCCGAACACTCCATATCTTCCTCTAGTATCAGGTACTGTAGCTGTAGTCATGACATGATCATCCTTTCAAGCGTTTCTATTTTTTGTACATTTTTTTTGCCGTTTTCTTCGATACCACCACTTAAGTCGATTCCATGTGGATGCTGTCTCAGTAGCTCCGAAACATTTTCTGGTTTGATTCCTCCAGCAATGAAACACAAGATTCCTAATCTCTCTGCTGTTTTCATCATGTTAGGCACTTCTTTCCAAGAAAATGGAATCCCCGTCCCTCCGAATCTTCCTTGAGATACAGAGTCTATGATAATGGCATCTGATACTTTGCCGTATGCCGTTATATCTTCGATGATATTTTCTCCAAAAGGAAGTGCTTTATAGATTTCTTTGTTGCAGTGATTTCTTATTTCCTTGAGCTGATGAATCGATTCAGTTCCGTGACACTGGATGATATCAATGGGTACTGTGTTCATAACATCCTTGATCTTTTGTAGAGTTGCATTTTGAAATACACCTACCAACTTTTTTGGTTTTCCGTATTTCTCGATCCAGCTGTTCACATTCTTTGGATCAACTTCTCTTCTACTTTCCGCAAAGATAAAACCGATCAGGTCTGCTTTTGTTTCGATGAGCAGTTTGTAGTCTTCTTCGGACTGACAACCACAATATTTAATTTGAACAGTCATGATAGATCTCTCTGATTTTCTTTTCGATAGAGTCCGCTCGCATCAATGTTTCTCCGATCAACATGCCGTTCACATGATGATCGAACAGACTCTTAACATCTGATGCTGTTTTGATACCACTCTCACTGATTACGAGTGTTTCGTTTTTAATAGATGGAAGAAGAGAAAACGTATGCTCGATATCGGTTGTGAACGATTTAAGGTCACGGTTGTTTATCCCGATCATAGATGGATCGCAAACGTCGTAAACTTGCTTAATCTCTTGTTCTGAATGAACTTCGACCAAGCACTCTAACCCGCATTCCGTTGCCAGTGCGTGAAGCGTTCCTAATCGATCTGCAGGTAAGCAAGCGGCAATCAGCAGGATCGCATCTGCTCCGTTCTCTACACTTTCAATGATCTGCTTTTCATCGATGATGAAATCCTTTCTTAATAAAGGTAGCGAGACATGATTTCGAATATCTTTTAAATATTGAAGGTCTCCTTGAAAGAACTCTGTGTCCGTTAAGACGGATAAACAAGTTGCTCCTGCTTTTTCATAATCCATTGCGATCTCTATAGGATTGAAATTTTCTTTTATGACTCCTTTAGAGGGTGAAGCTTTTTTCACTTCTGCGATCAATGCAGGTCTTTTCTGAGAGTTAGCGATTCTTTTCGCAAATGGGCGATGATCTTTATCTGTAAAATCCAGCTCCCCTTTTTTGAATGAAGGAAGTACCGCTATTTCTCTTTCTTTTTGTTTCAATATTTTAGTTAACATGTGCATTCGCCTCTTCTTTCGTCATTTCTTCAAGATGATAGTACGCAGATTTTGATTGTAGACATTGTTTGATGATTTCCACGCCGTCTCTGATACTTGAAACTCTTTTAGACGCAAAAAGTGCGGCAGCAGCGTTTAGGATAACGATGTTACGTGCTGATTCATTTCCTTTTCCTTGTAAGATGGAACGGATGAGTTCTGCACTTTCTTGTTTGTTCGAAACGGTAAGATCCTGTAGATCTCCTCGATTCAACCCCGCTTCTTCAGGTGTAAAGTTGAAGGATTTTATCGTGTTGTTCTCCACTAAAAACATCCGGGTCTCACCAGTAATCGAGCATTCATCCAGTCCATCTTTACCTGTAACGATCAATGCTCGATTTATTCCAAGCTTCTGAATCACTTTAGCGAGCTTGTGAGCAACTTCTTCATTACTCGCTCCAATCAGTTGATATGCAGGTGCCATCGGGTTTAACAACGGTCCGATAGAATTAAAGATCGTTCGAAATGGAAGCTCCCCTCTCAATGAGGCGACCTTTTTTAGTGCCGGATGAAAGTATGGAGCGTGCAAAAACGCGATGTCGTGCTTGTTCAATTGGTAGTTCGCTTCAAAGTGGTTGCTAGCAGCTTGTATGCCTAAAGCCTCTAACACATCAGAGCTTCCACTTTTTGAAGTGACCGCTTTGTTACCGTGTTTGGCTACTTTTATCCCTAATGAAGCGAGTATGATGCTAACGGCTGTAGAGATGTTGAATGTCGATGCTCCATCACCGCCAGTGCCACAGGTATCCATCAGTTCACCGTGCTGGGTGGAATCTGTTGCTCTTGAGAGCTTTCTGATCGCTTTAACAAAACCAACGATCTCATCGATCGTCTCACCTCGAAAACTCATGATGGTTAAAACAGAACTTCCTTGCGCATCTGTTACATCACCATTCGCTAATTTCTCCATGAAATAAAAAGCTTCACCTTCTGTTAATGTTTCGTGTTTCATAATTTTTTGAATGATATTTGAAATCATATGAACACCCCTTAATCGTTTTGGTTGTTTTGGGTACAAACAAAAACGTTCAAGGAGGTATCGGATGGGTTATTGTCATATCTGCACCTCCGCTTTATACGGAGAATGAGGAGGATATAAGAGGTCGATCTATAAGGGAACATGTACATACTTCTTTAAGAAGCATATAAAAAAGCCATGCAGAAATAACCCGCATGGCATATGTACATATCCATTCTCGGCTCTGCTCCACTCAAACTCTCTCAACTTGTCTCAACTAGGCTCTAAACTCTAAACTATT encodes the following:
- the trpB gene encoding tryptophan synthase subunit beta, with the protein product MTTATVPDTRGRYGVFGGKYVPETIMFALEELEAAFDEAIQDREFNELFQRELAIYSGRPTPLTKADRLSESNGGASIYLKREDLNHTGAHKINNAIGQALLAVRMGKKKIIAETGAGQHGVAAATVAAKYGLSCKVYMGKEDIRRQSLNVFRMKLLGAEVIEVTSGSQTLKDATNEAIREWVAAVEDTFYLIGSAVGPYPYPKMVKQFQQVIGYETESQFKEVQQGKLPDAVVACVGGGSNAIGMFAPFIEKDVPLYGVEAAGMGVETAQHAATLSKGSNGVIHGSLTKLLQTSEGQITEPYSISAGLDYPGIGPEHAYLHETKRVTYEAVTDEEALHALKLLCENEGILCALESAHAVAYSLKLAKNMRKDQQVVVCLSGRGDKDVHTLMDFEEGGNKDE
- a CDS encoding phosphoribosylanthranilate isomerase; the protein is MTVQIKYCGCQSEEDYKLLIETKADLIGFIFAESRREVDPKNVNSWIEKYGKPKKLVGVFQNATLQKIKDVMNTVPIDIIQCHGTESIHQLKEIRNHCNKEIYKALPFGENIIEDITAYGKVSDAIIIDSVSQGRFGGTGIPFSWKEVPNMMKTAERLGILCFIAGGIKPENVSELLRQHPHGIDLSGGIEENGKKNVQKIETLERMIMS
- the trpC gene encoding indole-3-glycerol phosphate synthase TrpC, which codes for MLTKILKQKEREIAVLPSFKKGELDFTDKDHRPFAKRIANSQKRPALIAEVKKASPSKGVIKENFNPIEIAMDYEKAGATCLSVLTDTEFFQGDLQYLKDIRNHVSLPLLRKDFIIDEKQIIESVENGADAILLIAACLPADRLGTLHALATECGLECLVEVHSEQEIKQVYDVCDPSMIGINNRDLKSFTTDIEHTFSLLPSIKNETLVISESGIKTASDVKSLFDHHVNGMLIGETLMRADSIEKKIREIYHDCSN
- the trpD gene encoding anthranilate phosphoribosyltransferase; protein product: MISNIIQKIMKHETLTEGEAFYFMEKLANGDVTDAQGSSVLTIMSFRGETIDEIVGFVKAIRKLSRATDSTQHGELMDTCGTGGDGASTFNISTAVSIILASLGIKVAKHGNKAVTSKSGSSDVLEALGIQAASNHFEANYQLNKHDIAFLHAPYFHPALKKVASLRGELPFRTIFNSIGPLLNPMAPAYQLIGASNEEVAHKLAKVIQKLGINRALIVTGKDGLDECSITGETRMFLVENNTIKSFNFTPEEAGLNRGDLQDLTVSNKQESAELIRSILQGKGNESARNIVILNAAAALFASKRVSSIRDGVEIIKQCLQSKSAYYHLEEMTKEEANAHVN